In Indicator indicator isolate 239-I01 chromosome 28, UM_Iind_1.1, whole genome shotgun sequence, one DNA window encodes the following:
- the DIPK1B gene encoding divergent protein kinase domain 1B → MRRIRRLVHLVLFCPLSKGLQSRLPGIKVKYLLVVWLGIFVGSWVAYMHYSSYSELCRGHVCRMIICDQYKKGIISGSTCKDLCEERSLIFQHCLSSSPTQQVYSGLWRGREVIIKCSIEEALKADHHPDSVPRRDMVLFDKPTRGTSMDEFKEMLLNFLKSNLGDQPSLAALVSRIITMADVNRDGKVSLAEAKSIWALLQLNEFLLMLSLHEKEHTPKLLGHCGDLYVTEKIPHTSLYGVDVPPFLQSMLPSVVHQVIHQWFAPAWPRRAKIAIGLLEFVEEIFHGTYGNFYICEGSLKNVGYNDKYDFKMVNLRKVATEMTIRGFLKGRHCEQNGDCTYGKDCTASCDKLLKQCKGDVVQPNLAKVCGLLQDYLLYGAPLELKEDLQKQLRTCMTLSGLASQMEVHHSLVLNNLKTLLWKKISNTKYS, encoded by the exons ATGCGGAGGATCCGGCGGCTGGTGCATCTGGTCCTGTTCTGCCCCCTCTCCAAGGGCCTGCAG agTCGCCTGCCGGGCATCAAGGTGAAATACCTGCTGGTGGTGTGGCTGGGCATCTTCGTGGGCAGCTGGGTGGCATACATGCACTACTCATCCTACTCTGAGCTCTGCCGTGGCCACGTCTGCCGGATGATAATC TGTGACCAGTACAAGAAAGGAATCATTTCTGGCTCCACATGCAAAGACCTGTGTGAGGAGCGCAGCCTTATCTTCCAGCactgcctctcctcctctcccacccaGCAG GTCTACAGTGGGCtctggagggggagggaggtgatCATCAAATGCAGCATCGAAGAAGCCCTGAAGGCAGACCACCATCCAGactctgtgcccaggagggaCATGGTCCTCTTTGACAAGCCGACACGAGGGACCTCAATGGATGAGTTCAAGGAGATGCTCCTCAACTTCCTGAAG TCCAACCTGGGAGATCAGCCATCTCTTGCAGCCTTGGTGAGCCGCATCATCACCATGGCAGATGTGAACCGGGATGGGAAAGTGTCTTTAGCAGAGGCCAAATCCATCTGGGCACTACTTCAGCTCAAcgagttcctcctcatgctctcCTTGCACGAGAAGGAGCACACTCCCAAGCTGCTGGGGCACTGTGGGGACCTCTACgtcactgagaagatcccccaCACCTCGCTCTACGGAGTGGAtgtccctcccttcctccagtCAATGCTGCCTTCAGTGGTCCACCAAGTCATCCACCAGTGGTTCGCCCCAGCGTGGCCCCGGCGGGCGAAGATCGCCATCGGCCTCCTGGAGTTCGTGGAGGAGATCTTCCATGGGACCTACGGAAACTTCTACATCTGTGAGGGCAGCCTGAAGAACGTGGGCTACAACGACAAATACGACTTCAAAATGGTCAACTTGAGGAAGGTGGCCACGGAGATGACAATCAGAGGTTTCCTCAAGGGCCGTCACTGTGAGCAGAACGGGGACTGCACCTACGGGAAGGACTGCACGGCCTCCTGTGACAAACTCCTGAAGCAGTGCAAGGGCGACGTGGTGCAGCCCAACCTGGCGAAGGTCTGCGGCTTGCTGCAGGACTACTTGCTGTATGGAGCACCACTGGAGCTGAAAGAAGACCTGCAGAAACAGCTCCGAACTTGCATGACCCTCAGTGGCCTGGCCAGCCAGATGGAGGTGCACCACTCCCTCGTGCTCAACAACCTCAAGACCTTGCTCTGGAAAAAGATTTCGAACACCAAATATTCTTAA